The Capra hircus breed San Clemente chromosome 22, ASM170441v1, whole genome shotgun sequence DNA segment GGTGACACCTTCATATTTCTGCAGCACAATTGAAGGCTCAGGGAGTTTGGGACCCGGAAGCAAGTGCTCTCCACCCACTGGTTGATGGACCCCAAGCAGGAGCTGTTGAGGGACCTGGCAACAGAGGAAGGAGGGTCTCCCACCAGCTCTCTCTACCCTGCCCCTGAGTTGCCACTGCCTCCCACTTAGGGTCAGCCTGGCACAGGAAGGCCTCTGGGCCCCAACGTGCCAAGGCATTCAGAGCGCAGTCTCAGGAGCCCACGGCCCTGGACGTAAATACTGACTTCGTCCCTTCGGAGCTGAGTGACTTAGATCACTAAAGTTCCAGTCCTGCATCTGAAAGACAGGCATGATAATACCAccttggtgggggaggggggtgggggcagacatTAAACCAGCCTTTCTAAAGTACTTTGCCTGTGTTGGCACAGAGCGGGTGCTTCTCAAGTTGTGGCTGTCATGGTTGCAGCTATTATTAGGTTTTGTTCTGCTCTTAGGTATGGAAGTTGAGACTTCAGTGTTCCCCTGAGCCTCCAGACGGagcagtgaagtgacttagccatcTCCCTGAGGGTACAGAAGGAAGGGAGGTGTCACACCAAGGTTTGCATCTCCTGGCTGTTGTCTGGGTCAAGGCAAAAACTAATAGTAGTTCTAATTTTAGGAGGAGAACTCTGAGTCAAGCTGAACAGACATGGGATAAAAATGCCCAGCATATTTCTGGGAAACAGGACACGTAAAATTCCTTCTGCCTTTACGTGGTGGGTCCTGAGAGTCCCCAAGGATCCCTGGATGTAGGGGTTTGTTTCCTGTTTCTAGGGGAGTTAGAGCATGCCCAGAGCACCCTGCAGCGTTGCCTGGAGTTGGACCCCACCTCCGTGGACGCCTATCTCCTCATGGCTCAGATCTACCTGGCTCAGGGCAACTTTGCCATGTGCTCCCACTCCTTGGAGCTGGGCGTCAGCCACAACTTCCAGGTGGGGGTCCCCGATGCCCTGTCGCTGCTCAGCATCCTACAGCCCCACTAGCTTCAGCCCCTACTCGCCTTGGGAGAGTAGCCCCAGGAGCTGCCAGAATCCCTCAGCCCCTTCTGCTGGCCCAAAGGCGGGGACTGGCTCCGTGGGATCCTGTGGCTTTCTCCCCTCCGGGAGCTGGAGCCCCATACTCTGCTGACGCTCCTCTAGGTCCGAGACCACCCCCTTTACCACTTCATCAAGGCCAAGGCCCTCAACAAGTCTGGGGACTATCCAGAAGCCATAAAGGCACTGAAGATGATCATAAAATTACCAACTCTGAGGACGGAAGAGAACAAGAAGTTCCGTGGGCCCTGCGTGCGCCCCAGCGAGCGGGTGTCCATCTTACTGGAGCTGGCAGATGCCCTCCGGATGAACGGGGAGCTGGTGAGAAATGCCTTGCTCTGTTCTCTTGCTGCTGGCGCATGCTGGAGGGCCAGGGTAGGCCTGGGAACCAGGCTCTTTGATTCTGGCTGGTGTTTCCTTGTACTTTAGTTTAGCTTTTATTCATTTGGGAGTATCCCTCTCCCCTACTTTAAAGGCTTCAGTGGCTCCCACACCCTCAAGATAAACTCCAAACCCTCCTGAGTCGTGCATGATCTGTCCCCTGCCAACCTCACTGTCCCCAGAAGGATGTCAGGGAGGCAGAGCACAAGGCCCACCAGGGCCACCACACGTGGTTGTGCAGTTGGGCAGTGcacctctccagtggatgccgctTACATCACCTTGGAGTTTTGCAGTGAGCAACCTGCTCAGCTGTATGGGGCGGCCCTGGGACCTTGGAAGGTCTGGCTGGACAAAGGCATAAAGGACCAAAATGGGCAAAGAGAGTAACTTTGTTAGAATAATCAAGAGTACAAATGCAATGAAGATACAATTCAAATACACCCTTATGTGCCCAGTTccatggatagagaggcctggcaggctacagaccgtggggtcgcagagtcggatgcaactgagtgcctaacactAACTAACCATAACACAAAAATACCTTTGACTGAAAGCAGGAAGGTATAAGGAGATGCGTCCATAGGTCTCTCATAGGAAGAAATTACCTTCAGACTTTGAGGTGCTCAGGAACAAGTTCTCACAGTCAGGGATTTCATGTCCCCCAGctggccctgccctccaggaacAGTGGCCCTCCACCCTGAGAGGTTcgctctctctgtctccttcctgccGCTCTAAAGTGGGGATGGGCCATCCTCTCCCTGGCTTCCAGGTATGGTGGGTGAGAGCAAATGGAAGGTCTGTTGGGTTTCCTTGTCTTAGCACGAGGCCACCAAGGTCATGCAGGACGCCATCAACGAGTTCAGCGGCACGCCGGAGGAGATGCGCATCACCATCGCCAATGTGGACTTGGCCCTGAGCAAGGGCAACGTGGACCTGGCGCTGAGTGTGTTGCAGAGCATCACGCCCAAGCAGCCCTGCTACATGGACGCCAAGGAGAAGATGGCCAGCATCTACCTGCAGACCCATAAGGACGCCCGCCTCTATATCGGGTGCTACCGGTGAGCCCCGGGCGGCGCACTGACCGCCCCTGTCCCAGTGGTGTGTCAGGAGTGTTTTCTCCAGATCGTCTTCTTTGCCCCAGGGCTTCACAACGTGTTCTCAGAGTGTGTTTGACAAAAGTAGGGAATTTCCTCTGGTGAGAATCTGAGTGTAATCTGTCGGTCAGTCAGGCCAACCTGCTGCTGAGTTGTAAGGACACAGGAGTGAGTCTTCCCTGAGTTCTGCTTGCCCCTCATTATGGTTCACATCCTGGTGGGAACCATGGCTCTGCCCCAGCCCCTGACGTGGGGAAATTTCCATGGGGAAATGTTCAGCGGCTTGGGTGTAACCAATGTGAGTGAAGGAGGATGGAGAGCCGGGATTGGGAGCCCTCAGCAATTTTCTCTACAATTTGACATTGGGACCTCAAGGGTACCTTTCCTGTCCCCTTCCTCAGGCAAGACTCCATCTAGGCAATTCGGGAGGAAGGGGAGGTGATGCCACGAGCAGTGGGAAACCAATAAACAGTGAGATGACATGGTCTCATTGAAGGTTTAGAAAAAgtaggctgggacttccctggtggttcagtggtaaagactcagtgcttccaatgcagggcccagtgggttcaatccctggtcagggagttaagatccccacatgccatgtgaggcttggctgggggaaaaaaaaaaaaaggctgcctCATGAAGAAGGTTCTAGGCATTTGGGGTGGAGGCCAGAGGAGTGGGTGGAAGTCCTGGCCATGGTCCAGATAACAGACGAGGAGAGCCTGAACCAAGGGAGCTAGCACCACGTCCCATCTGAGCTGAGAAGCACTGGGTGATGAATAAGTGAGTGAATGCATGGGTGTCGGACAgaatgagggagaaagagaagagacgGATCCAGGAATAGGAAGGATGCACAGAGCTGAGCTAAGGTTTTGGTTACTTTTGCAGGGAGCTCTGTGAACATCTGCCTGGCCCCCACACCAGTCTGCTTCTGGGTAATGCTTTCATGAACATTCAGGAGGTGAGTGAAGGTGTCGTGACCTCACTAAGTGGCTACACCCCGCACCCACCCTGTCCAATCTCGCTTCTCCAgtaagggagaagagagagatggCAGACACTTTCCCCACCAGCCAGAGAAGGCCCTGGAGGTCTACGACGAGGCCTACAGAAAGAACCCACATGACGCGTCCCTGATCAGCCGGATTGGGCAGGCTTATGTGAAGACCCACCAGTACACCAAGGTCAGGCCATGCTGGGGTAGGAAGGGGCAGGGAGGGCCAGCCCAGCAGGGGagatggaggaggtgggggagacCCCCCTGAACAGGGTGCCAAGGAAAGGGCTCAGCAactccccaccaccccctaacACCTGCTGAGGCGGAGGCGCAAGCCCTGTGCCAGGCAGGAGGCCATTGCATCTGAGGCTTCTGTGTTCTGGAGGGGTACACAGGCATGGTGACTGCATGGTTGGGGGGAGGGGCACAGTGTGAGGTGCCCATGTGCGAACTCAGACCTGATGCCCCTATTTCCTGTGTGCACGAAGGCAATTAATTATTATGAGGCCGCCCAGAAGATTAGCGGACAGGACTTTGTGTGCTGCGATCTGGCCGAACTGCTCCTGAAGTTAAAGAAGttcaacaaagcagaaaaagtTTTGAAGCAGGCACTGGATCATGACTTTGGTGAGCGCACCCCAACTGTCTTCCCTAGCCTGCCTTCGAGCAGACATACTCCCTCTTCTCCTGCAGGATGGGGCAGGGGACAGGCACTGGCTGGGGCCCTGAACCCAGCCCccatcctcccccaaccccccactcCCCAGGGCCCAGGAAACACTACTTTGAGTTTCCATTTTGCAGTCAAAGACATCCCATCCATGATGAATGATGTCAAGTGCTTACTTTTGCTGGCCAAGGTTTACAAGAGTCATAAAAAAGAAGATGTGATGGAAACTTTGAACAAGGTAATTGACAAGTAGACTCAAGCTGTCTATCTGCCATTTCCTGATGGAAGCTGAAGACAGGACTGCAGGTCTGGAAGGCTCCAGGCCTGGTCCTCTAAAGAGGATCTAGGTTACACCTCTGACCTCCACCTTCCATTTATCCCCCCACCCTTGCTCTTTTATTGATTGTGCACGGAAGTGCTCGAAACCCGCCTGGGCTGGACTGGAGAAGGCAGGGAGGAAGACAGTGCCTTTGTCCTCAAGGATGCTTGTGCTGTTATTAATAGACAATGCCAGCAGCTCTCATGCATTGAACGCTCTGTGCTGAGTTCTGTACTAGGCTTTTtgccttatttaattctcacagtagCCCTTTGAGCTAAGCACTGTGACATTCCTGTTTAACAGAtaaggctcaaagaggttaagaaATGTACCCAAAGTCACACTgctagtaagtggtggagctgagatttgaaccagCGTTGGACCGTCCCAACCCATAGTCTCCTGCTGGGAGTGCTATGTGCTCGCCAAGTCGCTTCATTCgcgtccgcctctttgcaaccctctggaccatagcccaccaggctcctctgtccatgggattttctcggcaacgatagtggagtgggttgtatgccctcctccaggggatcttcccaacgtagggactgaacctgcatctcttacgtctgatgcgctggcaggcaggttctttaccactagcaccactgagAAGCCCCTGCTAAGAGACTCCTAGCCATTTTTTCGCTTCCTCTTCACTCTTCGTACCCAAGGGTGTGGCCTGGCACTTGCCCCTGGGGCATGTCTCTGTGGTTGTAGACTATCTCTGACTGCTTGACCTGACTTATCCTCGGGGTTTCCCACTGGATTTCCATTCCTCAGTCTGGCCTTCAGggaacccagggctgatctgtgCCCACTACCCACTGGCCTCATTGTTTCCTCTTGCCCCAATGCTCTCTGGCTACTCACTTAATCACTGTTATGTCATGGCTATTTGTGGGGGCTGCCTCAAATTCCCAGCAGGACACTTCAAAACAAATGCACCCAACAAAACACAGCCTGtgctgaacacctactgtgtgcctgttCTAACCTATTGGACAGCTGGGGTAGATCAGACACAGCAAGTGCCAGGTGTGATGGAAACAGGTGAATGAGCAGAGGACAATGGAGTGTTTTGTTGTTTGAGAGCCTTTGCTCCTGCTCCTGCCCCCACGGCAGTGCCAGTTTGCCTCCTGGGTACTCAGCCAGCAGCCTTGCCTGTCCAGAGTGACCCAGATTTGCTCAAGGGGAGCTGAGATGCCCTTGCTTAGACAGCTAGCTCTGAGATGAGAGCTTGGAGGCTTGCTGTGAATTGGCCTGAGACCTGGCACTTCAGGCTCTGGGTTGCTCACGCAGAGTTTCCTGGTTTCCCTAGGCCATGGACCTCCAGTCTCGGATCCTGAAGCGTGTTCCCCTGGAGCAACCAGAAATGATCCCCTCCCAGAAGCAACTGGCAGCTTCCATCTGCATCCAGTTTGGGGAATACTACCTGGCAGagaaggagtatgccaaggcagTGCAGTCTTATAAAGATGCCCTCTCCTACACGCCTATTGACAATAAGGTGGGGTCCTTGGAATGAGATCCTTGTCCTTGCCTTGAGACACAAAGCCTTGCAGAGCTCCCTGACTATGGATGGAGGCTGGTTCCTTCTCTGTGGTTCCCTGCAAAGGGCACAGACCCCTGGTGTAGGCAGGCCTGCCTGCTGATCCCAGGGCTCTCACCCACTGCAGCCCTTGGTGGCAAGTGTAGCATTTTCAGGTCCCCCTTGCAGGTGGGGAGAGGACATTGTGGCTGCCAGGGGCTTTTCTGGGCATAAAGCCCAGGCTAAGCTTGCAGGGAGGTTTAGGGTCATGTGAGAGGCATGGCTGCAGGTAGGAAATGGTGGCTGGAGTTCACTCGAGGAGAGGAGATGAAGAGCTTAGTGACAgacccattcatttatttaacgtGTTCTCATTTAACAAATTCCCAATATGTGCAAGCCAGGTACTGGGCCAGGACTTACAGACACACTGGGGCAAGACAAGGTCCCTGCCCTGGGCACTGGGTACAGACAAGTACATAGGCAGTTCTGACAGCATGTGATACCCACAGAGGGGTCAGGACACTTGCGAACTCAGATAAGGGGTACCTGTTCCAGAGCCTGGGGCGCAGAGGGCTTCTCAGAGGAGATGAGATCAGAGCCAAAGCCGAAGGATCAATATGAGCTCAGTGGGCCCTGCCTCTCAGCGGTTAGTTAGAAAAAGTCATGACGATACAGTActgggtgggagagggggagagccAGAGACATCATCCCAGCGGGTCAGAGACGTGCTTTCATGCTTTGAAGGCAGAGCTGACATAGCGTGGGCGTGCGAGGATGAGGCCTGGGTGCCTGAGCCTTCCCATGACGTGCGTCGGTTGCTCACCGTCTCGGGGCCTGTCCAGGTGGCGCTGGAGCTGGCAAGGCTCTACCTGCTGCAGGGACAGCTGGACCTGTGTGAGCAGCACTGCGCCGGCCTCCTGCAGACCGAGAAGGACCACGAGACAGCCGCCGTGGTGAGAGGCTGCTGCCCGGGCCCCCACGGCCACGGGGCAGGAAGCTGCGGCCCAGGCCCCCACAGCCATGGGGCGGGAGGCTGCGGCCCGGGCCCCCACAGCCACAGGGCCGGCTGCTTCCGAGCCCGGTGACCCGCTCCACGGGGCTGTGGGGCAGCAGGGGATTCAGCACTGGATCCGTCACCCCGGATGGGAGGGGTGGGCTGGCAGCAGGGGGCAGCAGCGTCTTCCCTCCCGGGCCACATCCGAGGGGAGAGGGTGAGGCTCATTCACTCCAGGGGAAACCACACCCACTGGTAAAGGCCAGGCAAGGACAGGTTCCTGGGGCTTCTGGAAGTATGAGAAAACAGCCCTCCCCAGTCCTACCCCTCTCTGCCCTGTCACCCAGACCACCTCCAGGGCTGTCTCCAGCAGAGGTGGGTAACCCCCATTCCACACCACTGCCCACATCTGGCAGTTCTCCGACATGGGTGGAGGGGCTGGCCCCGCGGTGTCCACTTTCGGCTTTTCCTGCCTCCTTCCATCCTCacgcccacccctctccccaggcTGTCCCACCTCCTGTGGGACCTTCTCCCAGTGCCCAGAGACGCTCCCTAGGAAGTTCTTTCCTGCCTCCCCTCCTTTCCCGTCCCCCCTTCCCACCACAGCCTCCCCTCCGTGCCCATGCAAGCTGCTATCCTAGCATCGTGTGCATTCTGACAGGTGATGGCCGACCTGATGTTTAGAAGACAGAAATACGAAGCTGCCATCGACCTCTACCACCAAGTCCTGGAGAAAGCACCAGGTAATTAACTGGCTGCATCAAGCCTGCCCGCCATGAGTGCCTCTGGCAGTTCCCACCCAGCAAGGTCTGCTCTTGCCCAGAAGGGTGggccctctcccctccttcctgacCGGGCAGAGGAAGCCCCTTCCTCTCTGATTGTTCCCAGAGAGGCAGGAAACTGATAAAGTCCCAGTGGAACGTGCTGGCCCTTTCCCAGTCCAAGGGGCCAGTTCCTGGTCTCAGGCAGGGCAGTGTTTGGTCCTGCCTGTCTGTCCCCAAACCCCAGACACCTCCCCTTGGGAGGTCACAGTCTCCTGGAGGTGGCTAGAAATTCTCCCCTGACATGTAGCTCTCTTCCCACTCACTGTAGCATAAAACCACCCTGCCTTGCTGAGGAAGGGGCCAGACATGAATAAGAGGCTAGAGCTCCAGCCAGGCCCATGTCAGTCACCCAGAGGCCCAGCAGATCACAGCTATTAGGAATGCAGGTCTTGGAGTCAGACCTTCTAGGTCTGAATCCTGGTCTTCCACTTACCTGATGTGTAACCTTTGGCAGATTACTCAAATTCTTtctgcctcagtcttctcatctataaaatgggagcaATAAGAGTGACTACTTCATTGTGTCTCAGTGGAGCTGCTGGGGTGGCCATGTTCAGCCCAGACCAATAGTATCTCCTGGTCCTCTCTGCTTCCCCCTACCTGATTCAGCTACTGGTTATCACAGCCTGGAGGTTTCTGCTCTCTTATTTTAGACAATTTTCCTGTATTGAACAAACTAATCGATCTGCTACGAAGAAGTGGCAAACTTGAGGACGCCCCAGCCTTCTTTGAATTGGCCAAGAAGATGTCCAGCCGGGTGCCTTTGGAGCCAGGGTTCAATTACTGCAGAGGCATCTACTGCTGGTGGGTTGGGGTGGGTGTCTTGGCaggtgtgtgtacgtgtgtttagtcactcagtcatgtctgactctttgcaaccccatggactgtagcccaccaggctcctctgtccatgggattctccaggcaagaatactggagcgcgttgccatttccttctccggggatcttcctgacccagagattgaacccaggtctcctgcactgcaggcagattttctaccatctgaaccactagaaTGTAGGAGGCTCTCCCCAACAGACGTGCTGGGCTTTGCCAGGGAAGCCGAAGCTCAGCTTCCACATCGGGAAATGGGGAGACCAGAGATCCTGCCCTTGCTTTGCGCAGATTCTCGGAGTGACCCCTGAGTGTTCCTgttctccctgggcctcagtgacTTTATCTGATTCTTGGGGTTACTCTTCTCTGCTACAGGCACATAGGACAGCCCAACGAAGCCCTGAAGTTCCTAAACAAAGCGCGCAAGGACCGCGCTTGGGGCCAGAGCGCCACCTACCACATGGTGCAGATCTGTCTGAACCCAGACAACGAGATCGTGGGCGGAGAGGCTTTCCAGAACCTGGTGACCGAGAGCAAGTGAGGGCCCAGATGGCTGGGGGTagggagggaaggcagggagaGCCCTCAGCCTCTGGATTGAGGTCTGGCAAGGGCCTCTTGGGCAGGCCAGGCCAGCACCCTCATGCTCAGCCTCAACGCCCGCAGCTTCACCAGCAGGAAGGAGTTGGAGCAACATGGCGTGCGCACTGCCGAGAAGCTGCTGCGAGAGTTCTACCCACACTCGGCCGGGGGCCATACCCAGCTGCGGCTTCTGCAGAGCCTGTGCTTGCTGGCGACCAGGGAGAAGGCCAACGTGGAGGTGGCCCTGAGCACCTTCGTTGAGATGGCACAGGCTGAGGTGCACTGGCTCCCGGGATGGGCGGGCGGGCAGGCGGGCGGCATGTTGAGGCGGAGGGCCGGGCGCCAAGATGCCTGCTTCCCGCCCGCACAGAAGGACAGCGTCCCCGCCCTGCTGGCCATGGCGCAGGCCTGCTCCCTGCTGAAGCAGATCCCCAAGGCACGCACGCAGCTGAAGCGCCTGGCCAAGGCCCCATGGGCACTGGCTGAGGCCGATGACCTGGAGAGGAGCTGGCTCCTGCTGGCTGATATCTACTGCCAGGGCGGCAAGTTTGACCTGGCCTCGGAGCTGCTGCAGCGCTGCGTGAAATACAACAAGGCGAGGGGTGCATCGCCGTTGGGGCTGTTgtgggggtggtgtgtgtgtgagaggcaCTGGGGCTTTGTGGGCAGAGATGCAGGGATAGCAATGAGATGAGAAGAGGCAGGACAGGAGGGGTCTGGTGGACCACAGAGCAGGACGGGAAAGCAAGGCAAGAGGAAGCGAACAGGGTCAAGCCGCCTGCAACAGGGACGCAGAATGGGGAGGAGAGATGAGAAGGGTTCAAGAAATGGAAGGGTGGCATGCAAGGAGGGTTTGGTTGGGTCAGCAGGGGCCTTGGCAGGTCAGAGCAGGAGGGCTGTGAAGGCAGGGGTCATTCTAGTGTaggaatagctgagaaaagggcACCCAGTCCACCCTCTTGCCAGGGCAGGAGGTACTGCCGGAGTCCCTGAGTGGTTTGGGTTACTTCACCCACTGCCCAGCCCTTGCCCCCACTGGGTCCCACGCTGCTCTGACCGGCTTTCCCTGCAGTCCTGCTGTAAGGCCTACGAGTACATGGGCTTCATCATGGAGAGGGAGCAGTCATACAAGGACGCAGCCACCAACTACGAGCTGGCCTGGAAGTACAGCCATTACACCA contains these protein-coding regions:
- the TTC21A gene encoding tetratricopeptide repeat protein 21A isoform X1, translated to MALIYAHKCCETIDREAIQELESSLKEVRKTASGTALYYAGLFLWLMGRHDKAKEYIDRTLKVSSSSREGHVLRGWVDLSSDKPHTVKKAIRYLEHGIRDTRDVLGLMGKVMYFTMLQNYSGALEVVNQITVTCGSFPPALVLKMQLFLARQDWEQTVEMGHRILEKDQSNIDACQILAVHELAREGNMTMAAEHVRNLIKALETREPQNPSLHLKKILVVSRLCGRHQGILQLVCSFIERTFMATSSDAHMATELGYLFILQDQVKEASLWYSKAMKLDESSVAALTGMIWCQILDGHLEEAEHQLEFLKEVQQSLGKSKVLVFLQALLASKKHRGEQEATTLLKEAAELHFSGMQALPMSSEYLERLDPTFLVCIAKEYLVFCPKQPRSPGQIVSPLLKQVAAILNPVVKVAPALTEPLYVMAQVKYLSGELEHAQSTLQRCLELDPTSVDAYLLMAQIYLAQGNFAMCSHSLELGVSHNFQVRDHPLYHFIKAKALNKSGDYPEAIKALKMIIKLPTLRTEENKKFRGPCVRPSERVSILLELADALRMNGELHEATKVMQDAINEFSGTPEEMRITIANVDLALSKGNVDLALSVLQSITPKQPCYMDAKEKMASIYLQTHKDARLYIGCYRELCEHLPGPHTSLLLGNAFMNIQEPEKALEVYDEAYRKNPHDASLISRIGQAYVKTHQYTKAINYYEAAQKISGQDFVCCDLAELLLKLKKFNKAEKVLKQALDHDFVKDIPSMMNDVKCLLLLAKVYKSHKKEDVMETLNKAMDLQSRILKRVPLEQPEMIPSQKQLAASICIQFGEYYLAEKEYAKAVQSYKDALSYTPIDNKVALELARLYLLQGQLDLCEQHCAGLLQTEKDHETAAVVMADLMFRRQKYEAAIDLYHQVLEKAPDNFPVLNKLIDLLRRSGKLEDAPAFFELAKKMSSRVPLEPGFNYCRGIYCWHIGQPNEALKFLNKARKDRAWGQSATYHMVQICLNPDNEIVGGEAFQNLVTESNFTSRKELEQHGVRTAEKLLREFYPHSAGGHTQLRLLQSLCLLATREKANVEVALSTFVEMAQAEKDSVPALLAMAQACSLLKQIPKARTQLKRLAKAPWALAEADDLERSWLLLADIYCQGGKFDLASELLQRCVKYNKARGASPLGLLWGWCVCERHWGFVGRDAGIAMR
- the TTC21A gene encoding tetratricopeptide repeat protein 21A isoform X2 — protein: MSSNDSSLMAEIIYYSKEKYFRHVQQAAAVGLEKFNNDPVLQFFKAYGALREEHIQDAIGSLESIRNHPDVSLCSIMALIYAHKCCETIDREAIQELESSLKEVRKTASGTALYYAGLFLWLMGRHDKAKEYIDRTLKVSSSSREGHVLRGWVDLSSDKPHTVKKAIRYLEHGIRDTRDVLGLMGKVMYFTMLQNYSGALEVVNQITVTCGSFPPALVLKMQLFLARQDWEQTVEMGHRILEKDQSNIDACQILAVHELAREGNMTMAAEHVRNLIKALETREPQNPSLHLKKILVVSRLCGRHQGILQLVCSFIERTFMATSSDAHMATELGYLFILQDQVKEASLWYSKAMKLDESSVAALTGMIWCQILDGHLEEAEHQLEFLKEVQQSLGKSKVLVFLQALLASKKHRGEQEATTLLKEAAELHFSGMQALPMSSEYLERLDPTFLVCIAKEYLVFCPKQPRSPGQIVSPLLKQVAAILNPVVKVAPALTEPLYVMAQVKYLSGELEHAQSTLQRCLELDPTSVDAYLLMAQIYLAQGNFAMCSHSLELGVSHNFQVRDHPLYHFIKAKALNKSGDYPEAIKALKMIIKLPTLRTEENKKFRGPCVRPSERVSILLELADALRMNGELHEATKVMQDAINEFSGTPEEMRITIANVDLALSKGNVDLALSVLQSITPKQPCYMDAKEKMASIYLQTHKDARLYIGCYRELCEHLPGPHTSLLLGNAFMNIQEPEKALEVYDEAYRKNPHDASLISRIGQAYVKTHQYTKAINYYEAAQKISGQDFVCCDLAELLLKLKKFNKAEKVLKQALDHDFVKDIPSMMNDVKCLLLLAKVYKSHKKEDVMETLNKAMDLQSRILKRVPLEQPEMIPSQKQLAASICIQFGEYYLAEKEYAKAVQSYKDALSYTPIDNKVALELARLYLLQGQLDLCEQHCAGLLQTEKDHETAAVVMADLMFRRQKYEAAIDLYHQVLEKAPDNFPVLNKLIDLLRRSGKLEDAPAFFELAKKMSSRVPLEPGFNYCRGIYCWHIGQPNEALKFLNKARKDRAWGQSATYHMVQICLNPDNEIVGGEAFQNLVTESNFTSRKELEQHGVRTAEKLLREFYPHSAGGHTQLRLLQSLCLLATREKANVEVALSTFVEMAQAEKDSVPALLAMAQACSLLKQIPKARTQLKRLAKAPWALAEADDLERSWLLLADIYCQGGKFDLASELLQRCVKYNKSCCKAYEYMGFIMEREQSYKDAATNYELAWKYSHYTSPAIGFRLAFNYLKDKRFVEAIEVCRDVLREHPNYPKIREEILEKAQVSLRP